The segment TACCAATCGCCTATGGATTTGGTCGAGTTTTTAGCTGGTTTTCTGAAGATTTATTAATACCTGCTGCCATTGTTGGTTATTGGTTATCTAATATAATAGGTATTCTTTTAATGCAATTTGGAGCAATGGGATTTCTCCCCGAATCTTCCTCAGAAAAAAATTGGAAAAAGCAAACTTTTATGGGTCTTTTATCTTCGACTGTCTTGACAGTCATTATTGTTATTTTATGGCAAACTAATCTCTTTGACTTTTCTTATCTTTCTTTTTTAACCATTTTTTATGAGTAATGTAGATTTCAGTGAACTCGGAAAAAAAAGCTATTCTTGGTTAGGTATTCATGGTAAAACTGTGATCATTGGAATGATTTTACCATTGGTTATATTTAGTATTCTAGCTTGGCAAGTCAACCAAGCTAGAGAGGGATTTTCTTGGGAAATTGCTATCTTATTAGAGATTCATAATAACGCTCAACCGCTATTGGATAAAATTGCTCGACCTCTGACTAACTTAGGCGGTTTTCCAGGGGTAATGGGATTATCTATTCCCATAGTGTTATGGCTTGTTTATCAAAAACAATGGCAAAAACTAGCTTATTTCAGCGTTACCATTTTGGGTAATGAGATTTTAAGTTTTAGCACTAAAATTTTATTCCATCGAATACGTCCCGATCTCTGGGAAGCAGCGTATATTCCTGCTCAAAAATTTGCTTTCCCTAGTGGCCATGCGATGAGAACATTAACCTTTTTTATCATTTTATTCATATTGACAAAAGGAAGTGGTTGGAATATTATTGTTAGTTTAGTAAGCGGTTTATTTGTATTAGTTATTGCCTGGACTCGTTTATATTTAGGGGTTCATTTCCCCAGTGATATTTTAGGAGGTTGGTTGATGGCGATCACTTGGACAATAGGGATAACATTAATCTTTAATCTGTCTCCAGTGCAAAAGGAGGATGAATTGACGAAATAGGTGTTAGGGGTTAGGGAACATTTAGGTCAACATTCAACCTGAATAATTAACTCCTTTGTTACCTAACGAATATAATACATACTAAATACCTATGACTTTTTTTGCAAATGACAGCTTTTTTTTCTCTTTTTTTGACAGGAATATTAAGCTTTATTGCCACTAACTTAGATGATCTGTTGATTTTGACCCTATTTTTTTCTCAAAATAAGAACAAATCACAGGTTTATTCGATTGTTATTGGTCAATATATTGGATTTACAATGATTATTTTAGCTAGTCTTCCTGGGTTTGTAGGAGGATTAATAATTCCTAAAGAGTGGATTGGCTTTTTAGGATTAGTTCCCCTAATTATTGGTATTAAAAGTTTATTTGATCAACCCGATAATAATCCTAATATTCAATTAACTGAACCTATCTTTAATACTACCTCTTCGAGTATCGATATTCGCAGATACTTAAATTCTACCGTTTTATATGTTGCTTCAATAACCATTGCGAATGGAGGAGATAATATTGGTATTTATCTTTCTTTATTTTCTCAGAGAAATTTACTAGACTTAACGATTATTTTGATTATTTTCTATTGTTTAGTTGCTTTGTGGTGTTGTTTAGCTTATTGGTTGGTTAAACATCCAATTATTGCTAAACTTTTAATCAAGTATGGGAGTGTTATCACTCCTTTTGTTTTAATTATTCTAGGTATTTTTATTTTTATTGATAGTGGAACATTTCGTTTATTTATAGGAAATTAAGTTTGATTCCATGGCTAAAAACAAACTCTTATCTAACCCAACCAGTTTAGTATTTATTGGCTTCTTTATCCTCATTATCCTCAATCCTTTTGTTATTGTTAATGCAGGAAATAGAGGAGTGTTAATGCGCTTTGGTAAAGTTCAAGAACAAATCTTAGGAGAAGGTATTCATGTTATTATTCCTTTAGTCGATACCGTTAAAAAATTAAGTGTTCGTATTCAGAAACAGGAAATTGCTGCCGAAGCATCAACAAAAGATTTACAAGAAGTGTTTACCGATCTTGTTCTAAATTGGCATATTAACCCAGAAACCACTAATCTGATTTTTCAAAAAATAGGAGAACAACAGGATATTATTGAAAGAATTATTAACCCTGCTATCGAAGAAATTGTTAAAGCAGTGATGGCTAAATATACAGCCGAAGAAATTATTCTGAAACGAGAACAAGTGAAAACAGAAGTTGATAGTTTATTAACCCAACGATTAGGGAATTATTATATCAAAGTTGATGATATTTCTCTGGTTCACATTGATTTTTCCCCAAGATTTACTGAAGCAGTAGAAGCAAAACAAATTGCCGAACAAGAAGCCAAAAAAGCAGGGTTTAGAGTACTTCAAGCGATAAAAGACGCTGAAGTTAAAATTAATTTAGCCAAAGGAGAAGCAGAAGCTCATCAAATCTTACAAAACTCCTTAACTCCAGAAATTCTCAAACGACAAGCGATTAATCAATGGAATGGTAACTTACCGTTAATTATGGGTAAAGAAGATCTAAAATTTTTAAATCTAGATCTAGATGATCTCAAAAAATTATAAAACTAACTGTTGTCTTGATTCTTGCTCATTCAAAGATAAAATTTCTTCAAAAGCTTGAGAGACTTTGGTTTGAAAACGTTCACGATGTTTGATTCTTAAAAACGGACGAGCTAATTCCAATTCTTGAGATTTTTTGTTGCGATCATCGATAATCCGTATGGATCGAAGTATGCCTAATTTTAATTCTTTTCTTACCATTAAATCAGAAATACCGGCCGCGGCTTGACTGTCTTCAATCACTGCTTTGATCATTTCTCCGGTATTTAAAATTAAATTTACCTTCAAAGAATGAAGATTAATTCCCCATCGAACTAACGCTTCTTCGAGTCTTTGTTGAGTGCCTGAACCAGCCTCTCGCATAATCCAATCTGTCTCAGTCAGTTGGGATAACCTAATCTGTTTGTGTTGAAACCAAGGATGAGATTTCCCCACAATAATTAACAGGCGATCGCTCCCGATGACTTCTTGTTCTAAAATGGTTTCTAACCCTGGTTTAACCTCCCCTTCAATCAGTCCTATGTCAAATTTTCCTGTGGCAGTTCCGATACAAATTTCTTCCGTATTAGCTAAAGTACAGTTGAGATTAATTTTAGGATAACACCGTTGAAAATAACTAATTTTTTCCGGTAGCCAATAATTACCAATCGTTAAACTAGACCCTATTTTTAACTCCCCTCGTTGTAGATCGTTTAATTCGCGTAACCCCTGTTCAGCAAGAGCAACTTGATCTAAAATTTTTTGAGCTTCTACTTGTAAAAGTTTTCCTGATTCTGTAATTTCAATATGACGACCAAGACGATGAAATAACTTGATACCGTACTCACTTTCTAAGTTTTGGATCGCTGCACTGACAGCAGGTTGAGTAATATATAAAGCATCGGCTGCACGAGTAAAATGAAGATATTTAGCAACAGCTAAAAACACTCGCAATTGATCCAGTGTCATTTGTGCCATATTTCAAATAATCAAAGATTTAAGTATTAGAGGTCAACATTTGTTGACCTCTACAAATTGCCATTGATATCAACTCAAATTAGTCGATAGGAGCATTAGGAACTTGAGCATCAATATCCCCTTGAGCAAGATTAGGAACTGGCCAATTATTGTCAGTAATAGGCACAACTTCTAGGAGTGCAGAAGGAAGATTAAACTCTAGTTCGCCTGTGGTTGGATTAGTCGTTACCACCAGGTGAGTTCCATCAAGAATTTTGACGGTAGAAGGCTCTCCAGCCGTCAAATTTAAGGAAGCAACTTGTATATCATTGGGAAGATAAATTCCTTCACAATCCCAACTATCGTCTGTTTCTTCTCCATCTGCTAAATACACTAGGGTATCTTGACTGGATTTCTTCGGTGCATGACCATAAATTCCTAAGATTTTTCCGGTTTGATTGCGACAAACTCCCCAATCTTCCGACGTTTCTAAAACGTATTTTTGCAGTTTCACCGCTTCAATTTCTTGCTGCAATTCCTCTGGGGAATATTCCGTCTGTGAGGGATCGCCTTGAAGAGCCAATAACTGTTCTAGGTTTTCGATAACCACGGGGTAGTCGGGGCTTTTTTTGGCAATTTTGTCGGCTAAAACAGGTGAAGCAAGGCAAAAACTGGCTATCCATACCAGACTAATCAGCCAAATCGTGAATTGTCTCATAGAATTTTCTCCTTCAATAGCAAGGCAAAGGCAAGAGGTGTCGAGGTTAGCTGGATTGGAAAACCTTGGAGCGACAATCCTCATTTATTTTATCTCAAATCATTCAAAAATAAAATATAGTTCATTTTGAATGCAACTGCATTTGCAGTACAATAAAAATTATAATCTATTATTTCAGGAGTATCCATCACTTTTATTGATTAATTTGACAAAAAACAGCATTTGACTGTAGTTTGTGGCTAATCTAGAGTAAAAAATGAAACCTATCAGCCCATACCAAGGGATAGGGAGTTTTTGTCCTGTTATGCTATAAGGAATATGATCGAATTCATCACCGCGATCGCCACTGCCATCGCCACCTTTATCGCCACCAACTTAGATGACATCCTCATCTTGACCCTGTTTTTTGCTCAGGTTGGTGCTCTATTCCGTCGTCGGCAAATTGTTCTTGGTCAATATTTGGGGTTTATTTTGTTGGTTTTAGCGAGTCTTCCGGGTTTTTTTGGAAGTTTTCTGATTCCAACCCACTATTTAAAAGGGTTAGGTGTAATTCCGATTATTTTAGGCATTACTTATCTCTTGAAGAGGGAAGAAGAAGAAACCGAGTCTTTAGACGCGATCGCTGAACAGAACAATCATCCTAGTTGGTTGAAAGGTTGGCTGTCCCCTCAAGTCTATGGGGTAGCGGCCGTTACCGTCGCCAATGGTAGCGACAATATCAGTGTCTATCTCCCCTTATTTGCCAGTAGTACAGGACACAATCTGGTGATTATCGTGGCTACTTTTTTGTTATTGGTAGGGGTTTGGTGTTTTGTGGCCTATCGGTTAACCCATGTTACGGCGATCGCGGATTGGTTAAAAGGTTACGGTGATACCCTCGTTCCTTGTGTGCTAATCGGCTTAGGCGTGTTTATTATTAAGGAAAATCTACCTTTAGCTTTTCTAGCTCTGATTATTAGTTACTTTTGGGCGATGAGTCTTAATTCTGACTCTCTTTTGCCAGAAGACGAAACCTAGCAATCTTTCCACAACTTCAATCTGCAATCCTTTGACCTATGAATTTTGACTTTCCCTCCCCCATATCCCCAGATTCTTCTAAACAACAAGAATTATCACGGAAAAAACTGAATCCTTCTCGCATTAGAGATCATCTGGCTAATGAACGGACCTATCTCGCTTGGATGCGAACGGCCGTCGGATTAATGGGGTTTGGGGTCGTTATTTTGCGGATTCGTGCCTTTCAACCTCCCTCAATTCCTGGTCCTGGTTTTGGCTGGAAATTGGGGTTAATCTTTGCGGGAGTGGGATTATTAACCGTTTTGCTTTCAACGGTGCAGTATTTTATCGTGCGACGGGATATCGAAGAAGATACCTATGAACCCCCTGATCGCTGGGTCATTTTATTTAGTTTAGCGATCGCGCTTTTAGGGTCAGGAATTATTTATTTTGTTTCTACCAGTTCCTTTGATCTGGTGGATATAATTATGTAGGATCATTGTATTTCTTTCCTGTTACCTGATCTGAAGTTTTCTATCGCAACTGTCTAATTTATGTTGTGTACTAACCTAAAAATTGTGGCATTTTCTACAGAACGATAATTCAAGTGATGTTATGGTGAACTCATACTAATGAGTTTCTAATCCCAATGAAAATTAAGTTACAGCTTGACAAGCTATTAGATACTCTTGTATCTAATTATTTTGTTCTTAATAAGACCTCATTTTTTGAGAAGCTTTTATTTCAAGGGAAACCCGCAATCAATAAAAATAGAAACAAGACACATAATCAAAGCACAACTGAGGATTTAATCGTTAAGCTTCGTCAAGAAAATGAGAAGCTTAAACAAGTATTAGAAGCAAAGGAAAAAGTTATTAAACACCTCACAACGTCTGATAATCTAGGGTTTAATCCAAACGATTTTCAACTCATTATAGAAGGAGTTGCAGACGGTGTATTACTGGTTAATGATGAAGGAAAAGTAAAGTTTATTAATCCATCGGCGGAGAAACTCTTTGCTCGTCCTAAATCTGAATTAATCAATTATTTTTTAGGATTACCTATAGCAGACGACAGTACAGAGGTAACTATTTTTCGTCCTGGGGGTCATATAGTTATGGCAGAAATGCGGGTTTCTGTCATTACTTGGAAGTCAAAAACCGCCTATGTTGCCTCGCTAAGAGATGTAACAGTATCAACCTAACGATCCATTTTCTTAACCAAGGAAAAACAAAAATTATCACGAAAAAACTCAATCCTTCTCGCGTTAGAGATCATCTTTGTCTTGACCAGTTCATTTGCTCGGGTAGATGTGATAATGTGATGACGATTACTCCTGTAAACTTTTTTGAGTTTCTCCCTTGACTCTATAGTCAACTGTAGAGTTTAGCCTAGAGAGTGTAAAGAGATCAAATCCTCATTTTCACTCAAAGGAGAATAATCTGATGAATACCATTATGTCATCAACGGCTGTTAGAGTTTATCGGATGAGTACCCCTGATCATGACTGTCCTTGGGGACTGCGTGCGATTAACCTGCTAACAGAAAAAGGTATTACTTTTGAAGATATTCTGTTAACTTCTACCGAAGAAGTAACCCATTTTAAAACCCAACATGGTGTGACGACCACCCCTCAAATTTTTTTCGGAGAAACACGCATTGGCGGCTATACTGATTTAGCGCAATATTTAGACGTTAAGGCTGAAAAAGCCGATTATTCCTATACACCCATCTTCGCTTTATTTGGGACTGCAACCTTAATGACTATTGCCACTGCTTCAGGTTTTAGTGGTTTAATGGGAATTTCTTTATCCATGTTAGCGTCCCTGAAATTGATGGATATTAACGCTTTTGTTGAGAGTTTTGCTAAATATGATCTGATCACTCAAAAATTCAAACCCTATGGCAAAGTTTATCCTTTTGCTGAATTATTGATCGGCTTAGGGTTCTTATCAAACATAGCTCCGTTAGGGACGGGAGTGGGTTCATTATTAATCGGACTTAGTGGGGCTATTTCCGTGTTTAAAGCGATTTATATTGATAAAATGGCTTTAAATTGTGCTTGTGTTGGGGGTCATTCTAAAGTGCCGTTGGGAGTGATCAGTTTTACAGAAAATGCCATTATGGCACTAATGGGAGGAATGTTAATTTTTTCGTCAATCAGTGTTGAAGAAGTTCAATCTTTTAGAAAATTAGAACCAAGTTCACCTCCTATTGTTCAATTAAAATAAGAATCTAAACGTAGGGTGAGCAATGCCCACTCTACGTTTACAATCCATAAATCATCATAATTAAAAAAGGAGCGATCGCAGCCATTAATAACGTTAAGGGTAAACCCACTCGGAAGAAATCAAGAAAGCGATAGCCTCCGGGTGCATAAACAATTAAATTAGTTTGACATCCCAGAGGAGTCATAAAACTATTAGAAGCGGCAAAAGTAACATCAAGAATAAATCCATAGGGATTAAAACTCAAGGATTGAGCTATCTTAACTGCGAGGGGGATCATCAATAAAACAGCAGCATTATTTGAGATAATTTCTGTCAAAAAAACCGTCACTAAATAGAAAAATAATAACAGTTCATATCCCGATAATCCGCCACCAACTGCAACAATTTTTTCAACTAACCACTGGGTTCCTCCGGATTTATCCATGGCAATTTCTAAAGGAATCAGTCCCGCTAATAAAAAAATGACATCCCATCGCACCGTCCCATAGATTTCCCCTGGTTTCAAACACCCTGTTAACACCATTAAAACCACCCCTAATAAAGCACTAACTAAGATAGGCAACCAGTGACAGGCAGTTATAATAACCACACCTATCATAATAGCGATCGCAATGGGAGCTTTTTCGGGTCGTAAACTTTCGATATCTCGCTGTTCTAGGACTAATAATTCCCTCGTCGTTTGCAATCCCAAAAAACTATCTTTCGGACCTTGAACCAGCAATAAATCGCCAAAGCGCAGGGGAATTTGACCTAAGCGTTCCCTTAATAATTCTTCTCCCCGTCGAATAGCCAAAACCGTAGCATTGTAGCGTTGTCGGAAGCGTAAATCTTTCAAGGTTGACCCAATTAAACGCGAATTAGAAAGAATCATCACCTCAGCGATTTTCTCTTCTAAGGAGGTTAATTCAAGGGTTAACGTTTCTTCCGGAAACTGAACATCGGGCAAAATATCGAGTCCTTTTTCTTCTCGCAGCTTTAATAACTCTGTTTGAGTGCTTCTAACTAGCAAAATATCTTGTGATTTTAAAATTTTATCCGCTAAGGGTTGAGGAAAATGATTATTATTGCGAATGAGTTCTAAAACATCTAAATCAAACTTACGTTGAATTTCACTTTGACGGATTGTTTGACCAATTAAACTTGAAGTTGGAGTTACTACTAATTCTGTTAAATAAGCCTTGAGATCGTAATCTTCTGCCAATAAATCTTGATCCGGTTTTTTGCGTTCAGGTAATAATAAAGGAGCCACACAAGACAGATAGAATAAACCGATAATAAAAGCAATTATTCCTAAAGGCGTTAACTGAAAAATTCCCAACGGTTTATACCCTAATTGGACACAAATTCCACTGGCTAAAATATTAGTAGAAGTCCCCAAAACGGTGATCGTTCCACCCAAAATTGTAATATAAGATAGGGGTAAAAGAAGTTTAGAGACAGAAATACGGCTTCTGCGACACCAATCTTCAACAATGGGTAAAAAAATGGTCACAATGGCCGTATTACTCATAAAAGCACTCAATGGACCAAGAATGGCTCCCATGACTAAAATTTGTCGTCCTGTTTCCTTGCCTCCCCATTTGAGCAAAACGTCTCGAATTGGCTGAGTAGCATCAGTACGAACGATTCCCGCGCTTAAAATAAACATAGCCATGACAGTCAGCGTTGCAGGGTTGCTAACACCTGAGAGGCCTTCTTCTGGGGTGACGATGCCTACAACCATTAAGATCACTGCTACCATTAAGGCCGTAAAATCCGCCGGAAACCATTCAGTAATCAAGATAATCAAGGCTAAGACCACAATACCCAAGGTCAAAAAAAGGGTCATTGCATTAATCTCTGAGGTTAGTTAATTTTGACGGGTTGGAACGGAGGGAAGTCAGCCAAATTTGGGACGGTTGGGGGATTTCTGGGGTAACTCGTCGAGAAAATCCCCAAGTAAACAGGATAACAATGAACGCTAACATCACCCATTGCGGGGGAATTAGGTCGGGAATGATGACTTTACCTAATAAACGAAGACCGACCCCTAAAATGGTTAAATAGGCTGCATCCGCTAGATAGGAAAACTCCGTCAACCAGCGCACAAATAAACTAGCCAAACATCGCAGGGTAATGATTCCCAAGGTACAACCGAGTAAGACTAACCCCATTTGATCGGATAAAGCAACGGCCGCGGTGACGCTATCGAGGGAAAAGGCTAAATCAGTCAAGGCAATTAAGAGGATAATTCGTCCCGTAGAATAGCCATTATTAGAACTTTGTGAACCGAGGGAATCTTCTGGGTTTTCGTTAGTCAAATAAGGCCAAAAATGTTTTCCTGCTAACCAAATGAGATAAAGTCCTCCGGCGACTTCAAATTGCCAAAATTGCATCACCCAAGTTGCACTCAGTAGTAGAATTATCCGTAGTATAAAGGCTAATGCTAAACCCCAATTTAAGACAAGGCGTTGCTTTTTTATTGGTTTTACCTCTCCCGCTAAGGCAGCTAAAGCGACGGCATTATCAGCCGATAAAACCGTTTCAAGGGTGACTAAAGCTAATAAAATGGCAAATCCATCGGATGAAAATAAGGGACTGATTAAAGCTTCAAACATCAATACTTACTCCAAAAATTTCTTTAAACAACCCATAACGACTAGCGAGATAATAGGGAAACAACAGGGAACAGTTGATAGGATTGATTTTCAATGACAATGGATAGTCCTAACCAGATTAAGACAAAGGGGAAAACTTTCCGCGCATATTTCGCCATAACAAAGGCAATCATTGGCTGACGGGTGAGATGATAGGAAAGGAAACACCACAAGCCAACGGTTAAATAGCAAACCATGACTATTACGCCTAAACTGGGGAGGGTACTACTAGCAAATAAGGGGACATAGATGCCAATATTGTTGCCGCCATTGGCAATTGTTACCGCAGAAACCCGATAGGTTTGGGGATCTAATAGGGTTTCTAAGAGGGTTTTTTTACGGTATCTTGAGGGACGTGCAGTGGATTTTATGGGAACAGATACGGTTTGAACGACCTGTTCTTCTTCGCGGTTTAGCAAATGACTAATGCCAATGGCAACGGGAAGAAATCCTAATAAACCAATCCAAACAGGAGAAACAATTAAACCTCCTAAAAATCCGATCAAACTGACAGCTACTAATATGGTAAATCCCAGATATTCCCCTAGGACAATATGATGAGGACGAAAGGTGCGATCAACCTTGCCAAAAAAAAGGGTTAGGTAGAGATTGTCATCAAAGGTGGTTGCGATCGCCACAGCGATCCCTGTAATTAGGGTACTAATTAGCCAATTCATAACTCGCAAATTGCTCAATAATTATTGTCTGCTCAACAAAATTCGTTTGCAGTACTTTCTTTTACTGTATGGCTAACAACCCATCAGAGCAAATTTACTTTTTTGTTAAATTAATAAATAAAAGTGATGGATAATCAGGGATTTTAAGGTAGGGGAGACTATTGTGTTTGACTATAACTAAGTAGGTCGGTATAAATAAACGAACAATCAATTAGGTATTAAAAATGCTGCAATTTTTTGCCTGTTCCCCGTTCCCCGATCCGGCGTTCCCTTTCACGATTTTACCTTTAATTCTGCCGACATACTTATTGTATTACACCTACTTAAAATAGCTTAATCGATATAAGTTTGTAGTTAAGGTTTTAGACCTATAATAAGCTCTAAAGAGATGACTACAAAGTTAAATTCTAACTTTTTTATCAATTAATTTCTTGACGTAATGCCCTCGTTTGTTCGAGAATTTTTTCAACATCTTCACTCGATAGACGTTGAACATAATTGATTTTAACCTCTTCGAGAAGAGCATTGATTAATTCTTCTATTTGTTCAATACTTTGTTTACATTGCATTTCGGTAGACATGGTTTTAGTAAATTTGTTGGCGAGTCTTTCTAATAATTCATTAAACTTTTGATCTTCAATTAAAAGTTGTTCCAGTCCTTGGGATAAACTTTGATACAGTTGCGACACTAATCCTTGTGTTAATTGAGTTTGTAATGATTTGACTCCAGGTAGATTTTCTAGGTTTTGATAAGCTGGAGTTTGGGTTAAAATCTTGGCAATGTTATAGTGTAAAAAAGCTTCCGCTTCAGGACGAATTTCGGGTAACACTTTTTCGACAATTAAATGAGCAACTAATTTAGTAATTTCGGCTGTTTCATTAATATCATTAATGTCAATATAAG is part of the Rippkaea orientalis PCC 8801 genome and harbors:
- a CDS encoding PAS domain-containing protein, giving the protein MKIKLQLDKLLDTLVSNYFVLNKTSFFEKLLFQGKPAINKNRNKTHNQSTTEDLIVKLRQENEKLKQVLEAKEKVIKHLTTSDNLGFNPNDFQLIIEGVADGVLLVNDEGKVKFINPSAEKLFARPKSELINYFLGLPIADDSTEVTIFRPGGHIVMAEMRVSVITWKSKTAYVASLRDVTVST
- a CDS encoding phosphatase PAP2 family protein, translated to MSNVDFSELGKKSYSWLGIHGKTVIIGMILPLVIFSILAWQVNQAREGFSWEIAILLEIHNNAQPLLDKIARPLTNLGGFPGVMGLSIPIVLWLVYQKQWQKLAYFSVTILGNEILSFSTKILFHRIRPDLWEAAYIPAQKFAFPSGHAMRTLTFFIILFILTKGSGWNIIVSLVSGLFVLVIAWTRLYLGVHFPSDILGGWLMAITWTIGITLIFNLSPVQKEDELTK
- a CDS encoding cadmium resistance transporter, producing the protein MIEFITAIATAIATFIATNLDDILILTLFFAQVGALFRRRQIVLGQYLGFILLVLASLPGFFGSFLIPTHYLKGLGVIPIILGITYLLKREEEETESLDAIAEQNNHPSWLKGWLSPQVYGVAAVTVANGSDNISVYLPLFASSTGHNLVIIVATFLLLVGVWCFVAYRLTHVTAIADWLKGYGDTLVPCVLIGLGVFIIKENLPLAFLALIISYFWAMSLNSDSLLPEDET
- a CDS encoding MauE/DoxX family redox-associated membrane protein — encoded protein: MNTIMSSTAVRVYRMSTPDHDCPWGLRAINLLTEKGITFEDILLTSTEEVTHFKTQHGVTTTPQIFFGETRIGGYTDLAQYLDVKAEKADYSYTPIFALFGTATLMTIATASGFSGLMGISLSMLASLKLMDINAFVESFAKYDLITQKFKPYGKVYPFAELLIGLGFLSNIAPLGTGVGSLLIGLSGAISVFKAIYIDKMALNCACVGGHSKVPLGVISFTENAIMALMGGMLIFSSISVEEVQSFRKLEPSSPPIVQLK
- a CDS encoding TerC family protein, which encodes MFEALISPLFSSDGFAILLALVTLETVLSADNAVALAALAGEVKPIKKQRLVLNWGLALAFILRIILLLSATWVMQFWQFEVAGGLYLIWLAGKHFWPYLTNENPEDSLGSQSSNNGYSTGRIILLIALTDLAFSLDSVTAAVALSDQMGLVLLGCTLGIITLRCLASLFVRWLTEFSYLADAAYLTILGVGLRLLGKVIIPDLIPPQWVMLAFIVILFTWGFSRRVTPEIPQPSQIWLTSLRSNPSKLTNLRD
- a CDS encoding cadmium resistance transporter; this translates as MNWLISTLITGIAVAIATTFDDNLYLTLFFGKVDRTFRPHHIVLGEYLGFTILVAVSLIGFLGGLIVSPVWIGLLGFLPVAIGISHLLNREEEQVVQTVSVPIKSTARPSRYRKKTLLETLLDPQTYRVSAVTIANGGNNIGIYVPLFASSTLPSLGVIVMVCYLTVGLWCFLSYHLTRQPMIAFVMAKYARKVFPFVLIWLGLSIVIENQSYQLFPVVSLLSR
- a CDS encoding YidH family protein; translated protein: MNFDFPSPISPDSSKQQELSRKKLNPSRIRDHLANERTYLAWMRTAVGLMGFGVVILRIRAFQPPSIPGPGFGWKLGLIFAGVGLLTVLLSTVQYFIVRRDIEEDTYEPPDRWVILFSLAIALLGSGIIYFVSTSSFDLVDIIM
- a CDS encoding prohibitin family protein: MAKNKLLSNPTSLVFIGFFILIILNPFVIVNAGNRGVLMRFGKVQEQILGEGIHVIIPLVDTVKKLSVRIQKQEIAAEASTKDLQEVFTDLVLNWHINPETTNLIFQKIGEQQDIIERIINPAIEEIVKAVMAKYTAEEIILKREQVKTEVDSLLTQRLGNYYIKVDDISLVHIDFSPRFTEAVEAKQIAEQEAKKAGFRVLQAIKDAEVKINLAKGEAEAHQILQNSLTPEILKRQAINQWNGNLPLIMGKEDLKFLNLDLDDLKKL
- a CDS encoding SLC13 family permease → MTLFLTLGIVVLALIILITEWFPADFTALMVAVILMVVGIVTPEEGLSGVSNPATLTVMAMFILSAGIVRTDATQPIRDVLLKWGGKETGRQILVMGAILGPLSAFMSNTAIVTIFLPIVEDWCRRSRISVSKLLLPLSYITILGGTITVLGTSTNILASGICVQLGYKPLGIFQLTPLGIIAFIIGLFYLSCVAPLLLPERKKPDQDLLAEDYDLKAYLTELVVTPTSSLIGQTIRQSEIQRKFDLDVLELIRNNNHFPQPLADKILKSQDILLVRSTQTELLKLREEKGLDILPDVQFPEETLTLELTSLEEKIAEVMILSNSRLIGSTLKDLRFRQRYNATVLAIRRGEELLRERLGQIPLRFGDLLLVQGPKDSFLGLQTTRELLVLEQRDIESLRPEKAPIAIAIMIGVVIITACHWLPILVSALLGVVLMVLTGCLKPGEIYGTVRWDVIFLLAGLIPLEIAMDKSGGTQWLVEKIVAVGGGLSGYELLLFFYLVTVFLTEIISNNAAVLLMIPLAVKIAQSLSFNPYGFILDVTFAASNSFMTPLGCQTNLIVYAPGGYRFLDFFRVGLPLTLLMAAIAPFLIMMIYGL
- a CDS encoding LysR substrate-binding domain-containing protein: MAQMTLDQLRVFLAVAKYLHFTRAADALYITQPAVSAAIQNLESEYGIKLFHRLGRHIEITESGKLLQVEAQKILDQVALAEQGLRELNDLQRGELKIGSSLTIGNYWLPEKISYFQRCYPKINLNCTLANTEEICIGTATGKFDIGLIEGEVKPGLETILEQEVIGSDRLLIIVGKSHPWFQHKQIRLSQLTETDWIMREAGSGTQQRLEEALVRWGINLHSLKVNLILNTGEMIKAVIEDSQAAAGISDLMVRKELKLGILRSIRIIDDRNKKSQELELARPFLRIKHRERFQTKVSQAFEEILSLNEQESRQQLVL
- a CDS encoding cadmium resistance transporter, whose product is MTAFFSLFLTGILSFIATNLDDLLILTLFFSQNKNKSQVYSIVIGQYIGFTMIILASLPGFVGGLIIPKEWIGFLGLVPLIIGIKSLFDQPDNNPNIQLTEPIFNTTSSSIDIRRYLNSTVLYVASITIANGGDNIGIYLSLFSQRNLLDLTIILIIFYCLVALWCCLAYWLVKHPIIAKLLIKYGSVITPFVLIILGIFIFIDSGTFRLFIGN